The genome window GGTGAATATCGCTAACTCATTGACCTGTGTATCTGAGCAAGAGAGCAATAGGAGAGGAGGTGCATCACAGAAGAAATGATTAATCTCATTCGAGCCACAGAAACATAAGCGGAACGTTAAACTTGTGTGTATCAAAGCATCTGCCATGCCCACCAAGTAAACTCCCGCCACGAGCAGGGAGCACACTCTGTTGGACATGTTGGCTGTGTAGAGCAAGGGGTTGCTGATGGCCTTGTACCGATCAAAGGCCATCACTGCCAGCAGCAGACACTCAGAATCTGCAAAAGTACAGAAGACCAAGAATTGAAGAGCACAGCCCACAATGGGAATTGATTTGTTCTTGGCAAATAGGTCCACCAGCATCTTGGGCCCAATTGCTGTGGAATAACAGAGGTCAC of Ailuropoda melanoleuca isolate Jingjing unplaced genomic scaffold, ASM200744v2 unplaced-scaffold21760, whole genome shotgun sequence contains these proteins:
- the LOC109488803 gene encoding olfactory receptor 5W2, yielding MDKGNCSTLTGFIFLGITNNSGMKVTLFATILVIYLINLLANLGMIILIRMDSQLHTPMYFFLSHLSFCDLCYSTAIGPKMLVDLFAKNKSIPIVGCALQFLVFCTFADSECLLLAVMAFDRYKAISNPLLYTANMSNRVCSLLVAGVYLVGMADALIHTSLTFRLCFCGSNEINHFFCDAPPLLLLSCSDTQVNELAI